Proteins encoded by one window of Vigna radiata var. radiata cultivar VC1973A chromosome 5, Vradiata_ver6, whole genome shotgun sequence:
- the LOC106761863 gene encoding uncharacterized protein LOC106761863 isoform X2 — protein sequence MQKAPFLIYVICILIMESRSNLSTVLKDLLKVVLSKSEKFGDSWLIMRNQLLHIYSEAISSNCSDIVQMLQSIHDELLSEEIEIDRVQTENFIPHPLVRLQKYLEELKSGKNSDDKTLPLNDVIRHCKTSMYHYARVSGLHVLECIMDTSLSSVKREQLDEASNVLQLFPLLQPLVAAMGWDLLAGKIAARRKLMQLLWTSKSQVIRLEESSLYGNKSDEMSCVEHLCDTLCYQLDLASFVACVNSGQSWNSEFSLMLSGKEQVEFRDKDAYSDPFVENFVLERLSVQSPLRVLFDVVPGIKFQEAIELISMQPISSNIEANKRKQDIELMHMRYALESTVLALGAMERSMSGEIEIHQDVPLFHLKDLQNHLDAISNLPRKILMVNVIISLLHMDNTSVNLMHCGLPGSSFKLSNAWSSEDSYSTRSEGGNKMVISFTSVLLDILRHNIPSSMIELENSLDDGISTTSRQALEWRILISKSFIEEWEWRLSILQHLLPLSERQWRWKEALTVLRAAPSKLLNLCMQKAKFDIGEEAVHRFSLSAEDKATLELAEWVDSAFRQKSVDDVVSRVQDLDFSSLCSQLGPLATILLCIDVAATSAKSAKMSQQLLKQAENMLSDIYPGGSPKDGSTYWDQILEIGVISVAGRLLKRLHKFLEQDNPPALQAILSGEIVFTSPKESHRQEQRERALALLHLMIEDAHMGKRQFLSGKLHNLARAVADEETESSTTRAEGLYADQGVTSNSDKDIVLGLGLRVVKQIPLSSSGGESSLPSAGYDIKDAGKRIFVPLSGKPMTYLSQFILHVAAIGDIVDGTDTTHDFNFFSVVYEWPKDLLTRLVFERGSTDAAGKVAEIMYADFVHEVISACVPPVYPPRSGNGWACIPVVPTFPKSSSENKVLSPSSKDAKPNCYCRSSATPGVALYPLQLDLVKHLAKISPVRAVLACVFGSSILYNSSSSSISSSLSDGLLQAPDADRLFYEFALDQSERFPTLNRWIQMQTNLHRVSEFAVTANQTADDSNLEARTSVKRVRELDTETESDADDIVSSIPGALSDLSSHGIEASDFWLDSSKSEGSQLDTTVFLSFDWDNEQPYERAVERLIDEGKLMDALALSDRFLRNGASDQLLQLVIERTEEVHSNSAQHQGFGGRNIWSNSWQYCLRLKDKQLAARLALRYVHSWELDAALDVLTMCSCHLPENDSIRKEVLQMKQALQRYSHILSADDHYRSWQEVEADCKEDPEGLALRLAGKGAVSAALKVAESAGLSIDLRRELQGRQLVKLLTADPLNGGGPAEASRFLSSLRDTDDALPVAMGAMQLLPNLRSKQLLVHFFLKRREGNLSDIEISRLNSWALGLRVLAVLPLPWQQRCSSLHEHPHLIMEVLLMRKQLQSATLILKEFPSLRDNHVITTYATKAIAVSISLPPREHRISLTGSRPKQKTRSGAPQRSSFTSSLSNLQKEARRAFSWAPKNTAEKNTPKDVYRKRKSSGLSPSDRVAWEAMTGIQEDRVSSFSTDGQERLPSVSITEEWMLTGDPSKDESIRSSHRYESAPDITLFKALLALCSDELVSAKIALDLCINQMKNVLNSQQLPENASMETIGRAYHATETFVQGLLYAKSLLRKLAGGSELPNNWERNRDTDDTSSDAGSSSVGSQSTDELSEILSQADIWLGRAELLQSLLGSGIAASLDDIADGESSAHLRDRLVAEERYSMAVYTCKKCKIDVFPVWNAWGHALIRMERYGHARVKFKQALQLHKGDPGPVILDIINTIEGGPPVDVSAVRSMYEHLAKSAPTILDDSLSADSYLNILYMPSTFPRSERSRRSQLSANNNSVYSRDFEDGPRSNLDNTRYAECVNYLKEYARQHLLGFMFRHGHYHDACFLFFPPDEVPPPPQPSITSGVSSSSPQRLDSLATDYGTIDDLCELCIGYGAMPILEEVLSTRMSSTESQDAAVNQYTMTALTRICLYCETHKHFNYLYRFQVIKMDHVAAGLCCIQLFVNSSSQEEAIRHLEHAKMHFDEGLSARHKGGESTKLVTKGVRGKSASEKLTEEGLVKFSARVSIQVEVVKSFNDSEGPQWKHSLFGNPNDPETFRRRCKIAEVLVEKNFDLAFQLIYEFNLPAVDIYAGVAASLAERKRGSQLTEFFRNIKGTIDDDDWDQVLGAAINVYANKHKERPDRLIDMLTSSHRKVLACVVCGRLKSAFQIASRSGSVADVQYVAHQALHANALPVLDMCKQWLAQYM from the exons CTGGATGAAGCTAGCAAT GTCCTCCAGTTGTTTCCACTACTTCAGCCTTTAGTAGCGGCCATGGGTTGGGATTTATTGGCTGGTAAAATAGCAGCACGAAGGAAGTTAATGCAACTTCTCTGGACAAGTAAGTCACAAGTAATTCGGCTTGAAGAATCTTCTCTTTATGGTAATAAATCAGATGAg ATGTCCTGTGTGGAGCATCTATGTGACACCTTATGCTATCAGCTTGATCTTGCCTCTTTTGTTGCTTGTGTGAATTCTGGCCAGTCTTGGAATTCAGAATTCTCATTAATGCTTTCTGGAAAAGAGCAAGTGGAATTTAGAGATAAAGATGCTTATTCTGATCCTTTTGTTGAGAATTTTGTGTTGGAACGACTTTCGGTCCAAAGTCCTCTTCGG GTACTATTTGATGTTGTTCCAGGCATAAAATTCCAGGAAGCCATTGAATTGATTAGTATGCAGCCAATTTCTTCTAATATAGAAGCCAACAAGAG GAAGCAAGATATAGAACTCATGCATATGCGTTATGCTTTAGAATCAACTGTTCTTGCTTTAGGAGCAATGGAAAGGAGTATGTCTGGCGAAATAGAAATCCACCAAGATGTGCCATTATTTCATTTAAAGGACTTGCAGAACCATTTGGATGCAATTAGTAATCTTCCACGCAAG ATTTTGATGGTGAATGTCATCATTTCACTACTGCATATGGATAATACCTCTGTTAACTTAATGCATTGTGGATTACCGGGAAGCAGTTTCAAACTATCAAATGCTTGGTCTTCAGAAGATAGTTATTCAACTAGAAGTGAAGGGGGCAATAAAATGGTTATATCCTTTACTAGTGTGCTACTTGATATATTGCGCCATAATATTCCATCCTCTATGATTGAATTAGAGAACTCACTAGATGATGGTATAAGCACAACCAGCAGACAGGCTCTCGAGTGGAGAATCTTAATTTCAAAGAGTTTCATTGAAGAGTGGGAATGGCGTTTGTCAATTTTGCAGCATCTCCTACCATTATCTGAACGACAATGGAGATGGAAAGAGGCACTAACAGTGTTACGTGCAGCTCCCTCCAAGCTACTCAACCT tTGCATGCAAAAGGCAAAGTTTGATATTGGAGAAGAAGCAGTTCATCGGTTTTCGTTATCTGCTGAAGATAAAGCTACTCTCGAGTTAGCTGAATGGGTAGATAGTGCCTTTAGACAAAAATCT GTTGATGATGTGGTGTCCCGTGTACAGGATTTAGATTTTTCCTCTTTATGTTCCCAGTTGGGTCCCTTGGCTACA ATTCTTCTTTGTATTGATGTTGCTGCAACTTCTGCGAAGTCGGCAAAGATGTCTCAGCAATTGCTTAAACAG GCCGAAAATATGTTGTCTGATATATATCCTGGAGGATCTCCCAAAGATGGCTCCACTTATTGGGACCAGATCCTTGAGATAGGAGTTATCTCTGTGGCAGGGCGTCTTCTGAAACGCTTGCACAAGTTCTTGGAGCAG GACAACCCTCCGGCACTTCAGGCAATCCTATCTGGGGAAATTGTTTTCACATCACCTAAAGAGTCCCACCGGCAAGAGCAGAGGGAACGAGCTCTTGCTTTGTTACATCTGATGATTGAAGATGCGCACATGGGCAAGCGGCAGTTTTTGAGTG GTAAGCTTCATAACCTTGCAAGAGCTGTTGCTGATGAAGAAACTGAATCAAGTACTACTAGAGCTGAAGGATTGTATGCTGATCAGGGTGTTACTTCCAACAGTGACAAGGACATTGTACTTGGGCTTGGGTTAAGAGTTGTTAAGCAAATACCTTTAAGTTCAAGTGGCGGAGAGTCTAGCCTTCCGTCTGCTGGTTATGACATTAAAGATGCTGGGAAGAGAATATTTGTTCCCCTGAGTGGAAAACCCATGACATATCTCTCACAATTCATTCTTCATGTTGCTGCAATTGGTGATATAGTTGATGGAACTGATACTACACatgattttaactttttctccGTCGTGTATGAATGGCCTAAAGAT CTTTTGACCCGCCTTGTTTTTGAAAGAGGCAGTACTGATGCTGCTGGGAAGGTAGCGGAAATTATGTATGCAGATTTTGTACATGAGGTGATTTCTGCATGTGTGCCTCCGGTTTATCCTCCACGATCTGGAAATGGGTGGGCATGCATTCCTGTTGTTCCTACATTTCCTAAGAGTAGCTCTGAAAACAAAGTGCTCTCTCCCTCATCTAAAGATGCAAAACCTAATTGCTATTGCCGTTCTTCAGCAACACCTGGAGTGGCTTTGTACCCTCTCCAGTTGGATTTGGTGAAACATTTGGCAAAAATATCTCCAGTGAGGGCTGTTTTAGCATGTGTATTTGGGAGTAGTATACTGTACAACAGCAGTAGCTCATCAATTTCAAGCTCTTTGAGTGATGGATTACTTCAGGCTCCTGATGCTGATCGCTTGTTTTATGAGTTTGCTCTTGATCAATCTGAAAG GTTCCCAACTCTGAACAGGTGGATACAGATGCAAACTAACCTCCATCGTGTGTCAGAATTTGCCGTAACTGCAAATCAAACAGCTGATGACAGCAATCTTGAAGCACGAACTTCTGTTAAGAGAGTTCGTGAACTTGACACTGAGACAGAGTCAGATGCTGATGACATTGTGAGTAGTATCCCTGGAGCTCTGTCCGACCTAAGTAGCCATGGGATTGAAGCCTCGGATTTCTGGCTGGATTCCTCAAAATCTGAAGGCTCTCAACTTGACACGACAGTTTTCCTTTCCTTTGATTGGGATAATGAGCAACCATATGAAAGGGCTGTAGAACG ACTGATTGATGAAGGAAAGTTAATGGATGCTCTTGCACTGTCTGATCGCTTTCTACGGAATGGGGCCTCTGATCAGCTTCTTCAGTTAGTCATTGAACGAACAGAAGAAGTCCATTCAAATTCTGCACAGCATCAAGGATTTGGGGGGCGAAATATTTGGAGCAATAGTTGGCAATACTGCCTAAGGTTGAAAGACAAACAGCTGGCTGCTAGATTAGCCCTAAG GTATGTGCACTCATGGGAATTAGATGCTGCTTTGGATGTTCTCACAATGTGCAGCTGCCATCTTCCTGAAAACGATTCCATAAGGAAGGAG GTTTTGCAAATGAAACAAGCTTTGCAGAGGTACAGTCATATCTTGAGTGCAGATGATCATTATAGAAGCTGGCAAGAG GTTGAAGCAGATTGCAAGGAAGATCCAGAGGGTCTGGCACTTAGGTTAGCTGGAAAAGGAGCTGTTTCTGCTGCACTTAAAGTGGCAGAAAGTGCAGGATTATCAATTGATTTACGGAGAGAATTGCAGGGGCGGCAGCTTGTGAAGCTTCTGACTGCTGACCCCCTTAATGGAGGAGGACCTGCTGAAGCCTCGCgctttctttcttcattaaGGGACACAGATGATGCTTTGCCAGTTGCTATGGGTGCAATGCAGCTTTTACCCAATTTGCGGTCAAAGCAACTTCTT GTTCATTTCTTCCTGAAGCGAAGAGAAGGGAATCTGTCCGATATTGAGATTTCCCGGCTTAATTCATGGGCTTTGGGGCTTCGTGTGTTGGCTGTCTTGCCCTTGCCATGGCAACAAAGGTGTTCTTCCCTGCATGAGCATCCTCATCTGATTATGGAAGTGCTACTGATGAGAAAACAATTGCAATCTGCCACATTG ATATTAAAGGAATTTCCTTCTTTAAGAGACAATCATGTGATTACTACATATGCAACTAAGGCTATTGCTGTCAGTATCAGCTTGCCTCCTAGGGAACATCGCATATCTCTTACAGGATCCAGACCAAAACAGAAGACAAGATCAGGTGCCCCACAAAGATCATCCTTTACGAGCAGTCTAAGTAACTTACAAAAAGAGGCTCGTAGAGCTTTTTCATGGGCTCCAAAAAATACTGCTGAAAAAAACACTCCTAAAGATGTttataggaaaagaaaaagctcTGGATTGTCTCCCTCTGATAGAGTTGCTTGGGAAGCAATGACTGGAATACAAGAGGACCGTGTTTCATCTTTTTCAACTGATGGGCAAGAGCGGCTTCCTTCCGTTTCAATTACCGAGGAATGGATGCTTACAGGTGACCCATCAAAAGATGAAAGCATTCGTTCTTCTCACAGATATGAAAGTGCCCCTGACATCACATTGTTCAAG GCACTGCTTGCTCTTTGCTCTGATGAATTAGTGTCCGCCAAAATAGCCCTTGACTTGTGCATTAATCAAATGAAGAATGTCTTGAACTCTCAGCAGTTGCCTGAGAATGCATCTATGGAAACAATTGGTCGAGCATATCATGCCACAGAAACATTTGTCCAG GGTCTACTTTATGCCAAATCATTGCTAAGAAAGCTTGCAGGTGGTAGTGAATTGCCAAATAATTGGGAAAGAAATAGAGATACCGATGACACATCATCTGATGCTGGTAGCTCCAGTGTGGGTAGTCAATCCACAGATGAGCTTTCTGAAATTTTGTCGCAGGCAGATATCTGGCTGGGTCGTGCAGAGCTGCTGCAAAGCCTTTTGGGATCAGGGATTGCTGCTTCTCTTGATGACATAGCTGATGGAGAGTCATCTGCCCATCTTCGTGACAGATTGGTTGCAGAGGAACGGTACAGCATGGCTGTTTATACATGCAAAAAGTGTAAG ATTGATGTCTTCCCAGTGTGGAATGCATGGGGTCATGCATTAATTCGGATGGAGCGCTATGGACATGCTCGTGTGAAATTTAA GCAAGCTCTTCAGTTGCACAAGGGTGACCCTGGACCAGTTATTCTAGACATTATTAATACAATTGAAGGTGGCCCTCCAGTCGATGTTTCAGCTGTTCGTTCTAT GTATGAACACCTGGCTAAAAGTGCACCCACAATCTTGGATGATTCTCTTTCTGCTGATTCATATCTCAACATCTTATACATGCCATCAACATTCCCTCGTTCAGAGAGGTCAAGACGTTCACAACTGTCTGCAAATAATAATTCTGTGTATAGTCGAGACTTTGAAGATGGTCCTCGGAGTAACCTGGATAATACTAGATATGCTGAATGTGTTAATTACTTAAAAGAG TATGCACGCCAGCATTTGCTTGGCTTTATGTTTAGGCATGGTCACTACCATGATGCTTGCTTCTTGTTCTTTCCCCCTGATGAAGTTCCcccaccaccacaaccatcaATAACAAGTGGAGTGTCTTCTTCATCACCCCAACGATTAGATTCTTTGGCAACTGATTATGGAACAATTGATGATCTGTGTGAATTGTGCATTGGTTATGGTGCTATGCCTATTTTGGAGGAAGTCCTTTCAACTAGAATGTCATCAACTGAATCTCAGGATGCAGCGGTGAATCAGTATACAATGACAGCCCTTACCCGTATTTGCCTCTATTGTGAAACTCACAAgcatttcaattatttatacaGGTTTCAG GTAATCAAAATGGACCATGTTGCTGCTGGACTGTGTTGCATTCAGTTGTTTGTGAATTCTTCTTCACAAGAGGAAGCAATTAGACATTTGGAACATGCCAAG ATGCACTTTGACGAAGGATTGTCTGCAAGGCATAAAGGTGGGGAATCTACTAAGCTTGTAACAAAAGGTGTTCGAGGAAAAAGTGCATCTGAAAAGCTTACAGAAGAAGGTCTTGTAAAATTTTCTGCCCGAGTATCAATCCAG GTTGAAGTTGTTAAATCCTTTAATGACTCGGAAGGACCACAGTGGAAACATTCACTTTTTGGGAATCCAAATGATCCAGAAACTTTTAG ACGAAGATGTAAAATTGCAGAGGTTCTTGTCGAGAAGAATTTTGATTTGGCATTCCAATTGATCTATGAATTCAATCTTCCTG CTGTTGATATATATGCTGGTGTTGCTGCATCTCTTGCTGAGAGAAAAAGAGGCAGCCAATTGACAGAATTCTTTAGAAACATCAAGGGTACAATAGATGACGATGACTGGGATCAG GTGTTAGGTGCCGCTATAAATGTGTATGCTAATAAGCATAAAGAGCGTCCAGACCGTCTGATAGACATGTTAACTAGCAGCCACAG GAAGGTTCTTGCTTGTGTAGTTTGTGGTCGATTAAAAAGTGCATTTCAAATTGCTTCAAGGAGTGGTAGTGTTGCTGATGTTCAATATGTTGCGCATCAG GCACTGCATGCAAATGCACTTCCCGTGCTTGATATGTGTAAGCAATGGTTGGCTCAATACATGTAA